Proteins co-encoded in one Oreochromis aureus strain Israel breed Guangdong linkage group 3, ZZ_aureus, whole genome shotgun sequence genomic window:
- the LOC120439278 gene encoding uncharacterized protein LOC120439278, translated as MSKAGRTDMLTLLAFGWNKRKVEQLGCTLSQRYLKIIRILREQVESLNATKNELGVDDDTLQQWVADVQKWAEDSNKRRHRICKVILDEKKCLAAAVDDYNKLAEPTKQIVSSDALKQTDIWPWQSTSEPAADLQTKRKVFEKVMAVRRLREEEMILCREM; from the exons ATGTCTAAAGCAg GGCGAACAGACATGCTGACCCTCCTGGCTTTTGGGTGGAACAAAAGGAAAGTGGAACAACTGGGCTGCACTTTGAGCCAGAGATATCtaaag ATCATAAGGATCCTTAGAGAACAAGTGGAGAGCCTGAATGCGACCAAAAATGAGCTGGGTGTGGATGACGACACACTGCAGCAATGGGTGGCCGATGTGCAGAAATGGGCTGAAG ATAGCAACAAGAGGCGACACAGAATTTGCaaggtcatcttagatgagaagAAATGCTTGGCGGCTGCTGTTGACGACTACAACAAGCTTGCTGAACCAACAAAGCAAATCGTATCCAGTGATGCCCTCAAGCAGACCGACATTTGGCCCTGGCAGAGCACAAGTGAAC CTGCTGCTGACCTCCAGACAAAGAGAAAGGTCTTTGAGAAGGTGATGGCTGTGAGGCgcctgagagaggaggagatgatcCTTTGCAGGGAGATGTAG